The stretch of DNA ATAGTTTTAGAGCCTCGCGTCGGCGGTGTTATGAAAGAAGTGTGGGGTGATGAAAATGGCGTAGAAGGGGCTGAATGTGCACGTGTTATCAGCTTTCAACGGAATACCTTGCTCGAGCTTAGTGGTCGTTTTGGACTGGATGGAGCGGTTATGAGTGTTGCTCGGTTTGAATTGGAGGAAGCGGACGGTGCCACAACAATTAAATTTTCTCACCACATCATTGGCGACGTTGATCAACAAGTTCGAGAGATGTACCAATTTGGCTGGAAGGATCTTTTAGCCACCCGGTTGCGCCGCTATGTAGAGCAAGGTGAGCGTTATGGGGTGGGCCATCCTTTACCGCCGGGGTTGAGTTTTCCGAATTTACCATAATGATACCGAGTAACAATAAAAGTATGCAAACACAATAAATAACGACTGGGAGGATGCATGAATAGACCAACACATTTTGAACTTACTGCTGAAGATCCGGAAAAACTAGCCGGTTTTTATAGCCAGGTATTTGGATGGCAAATCAGCAAATGGGAGGGGCCGGTAGATTATTGGCTCGTATCCACCGGAAATGATGCTGACAAAGGCATTAATGGCGCTATTATGGGCCGTAACAATGTTCAGCAACCGGTTGTAAACACGATTGAAGTAAGTTCTCTTGACGAGACATTTGCCACAGTGACCAGCAACGGCGGTAACAAAGTAACTGAACCGATGGAAATACCGGGCGTTGGTACCTTTGCCTATTGTGTTGATCCTGGCGGTACTTTGTTCGGAATATTACAACCGGCCTAAATTAAATCGGACACTTTTTTAACCTAGCGTTTCGACACAGGGGTCAAATACCATTTGATGGCGTCCCGAACCGATCTAGGAAAGAATGTTCCGATACGAGGGTCCATGATGCCGATGCCCAGGTGGGTCTCTTTCTCAGGGGCCTTAGGTTCGTATTCACGGAGCCTGGCGGTGGCGCGGTCCGTCTTCTGTGTCGCCAGCATCATGACGGCCATTACCCGGGCCATGCCATCGCCTTGTCCTGACTCGATAATGTCGCACAACTTCAGGTCACGATTCTGCGTTTTGCTAACAGACAACGCTCTGACTGCACTAACCTGGGTATGAAATGCCTTTGCCGATAAGAACGGCTCCAATACCTTCATGGATAGGGAATATCGCAAAATATACGCGGACTCCAGAGCTATATGCTGGCGAAAAAACATTCTGAATTGCTCCGGGGTGTTGCTTTGTCCCAGCGGTGCAGGCGCGTGGGTCAGTGGTTCCAGAATCAGGGATTTGATCTCCCCATCCGGACATACCCCTTCATGCAGCGCCTTGAATAAGCAGATTTGGGCGCGCTCATATGTGCGGGCCTTCAGGCTGGTCTGATGCATGCTGATTCGGAAAGTACCGGCGACTTCGCCGTTGTCCCGGAGAAAATCGCTTCCCGCAGTGGGGCTGGATAGAAAAAATTGTCCCTTATCCTGGCGCAGATACATATAATATTGACGGCCCTGGATATGCGGAAATTTTGCATGGGCATGATCACCGCTGATGCTGCTATAACCCGTATCGTACCCGCTGATTTCAATGGTTTCCTGAGTTTTAGTACCAATCAGATGTTTTATCAGGCGAAGCTGCAACTGTTCACCGCTTTTTTGTACCTTATACAGGGCCAGTGTCTGTGAGCGGGCAATGACCTCTTCTTGCCAGGGTTCATCCCAACTCGTCGCATTGACGCTGGTACAGAAAAAAAGAAAGAAAAACAGTGGAATGTGTCTCATTTGCAAAGTCCGATGTTTGTGTTGATATCTGTATCGGCTCATCGCGGCACATACTTTTGCAAGGCGAAGGAATTCGTTAGAAACTGTGCACTGTTCCCAGTTTCTTGGTAAACCCATGTCTGCATCGGAAGCCGGGGGAAAGGCCTATTCCTGTTAACAATGGTTAAGTGAATCCAGTGAAAAAGTATAAATCTGAATTACTCATTTTCACTGAAAGAATAAACGCGTTTTCCGGCCCAATCAAGCGCTCAACTATTTTCAAGTTACCGAGCGTGTCAACAATTGACTCGAATTCCGAAACTATTGGAAAATAACTAAGACTTAAGTACTAGAATAGTAGTTTTACTAAACAAAAAAGGGGCAGGAAACCATCGCATTTACTCAGTGGCTAACTATCCCCTTCTCACGCCGGCGACGGTATCTGCACAGTCCGGTGACTGGAATGTACGTACCTCACCCTTGAGCGATTTATTTGGTATTTATAACGTGGAACTGGATTATGCCGTCAATCAGAATTGGGCGTTGGGACCCATGTATAACCGTTTTGATTTTGAGTATTCGGATACAACCATAGACAGTAGCATGTGGGGTGTTCGCGTTAACTATTATTTGAAAAATGCATTGGAAGGCGGATGGGTAGGCAGTTTGTCGGCCGGTTACGGCACTGTGGATATTACCAGGCCGGGTACGGTTAGCGGAGTGCCGGTGGAATTTTCCACCAGTACTAGTGTGCGTGTGTATACGGCTCTATTTTCTTATCAGGCTATGTGGGATTCTTTTAATATGATGTTCGGTTTGGGGGCGTCGTATTTTTCCATGCCGGAAACGGTGGTGGGCACCTATGGCGTTGATGCGTTAACCATCGATACGGGTTTTATCAGCGGTATAGTACCCAACGCTGAGTTTAGCATGGGATGGCGTTTCTAGTTTTTACTTTGAATCGGATCATGCCCGCTAGACGATGCGCTGTTATTGTTATTGGTAGGTGACGAAGCTATTAAAATACACCGGTTGTGTGCCTGTCCTCACGCTGGGAGTGCTCATGGGATTAAGGCCGCCATCGATCCCTACGGTGTATTGCGATACCGTGTTGCTGGTTTTGTTGGTAACATAAATATAATTCCCGGAAGCTTCCGCATGTATGTGGGTGGGATTTATTCCCGTGGGCACTGTGGCGGTTGTCATGGGTGTAAGGCTACCGTCTGCTTGTACATTGTATTGCGATACTGTATTGCTGGTTTCGTTGACGACGTAAGCGTAATGGCCTGTTGGGTGAACTGCTATCGCATTTGGGTCCAATTCGGTAGTTACAGTAGCAATCGACATAGGTACCAGTGAACCGGTAGGGGTAACATTAAATTGCGACACATTATCACTGCGCCGGTTGCTGACATATGCGTAATTCCCGGAAGGATGGATGGCAATGGATAAGGGGTATGACCCTGTCGCTACCGTTGCAGGTCTCATAGGCTCCAGGACAGGAATGACAAAATTGTGAGTTCGGTCGACTGTGTACTGATTTAAGTTGGCGCTAAATTGATTAGTCACGTAATAATATTGGCCGGTAGGATGCATAACCGAGTCATATGGCCCACTACCGGTGTTGGTGATGGCGATAGGAATGCGTACTAAACCATCTACGGGGTCTTCATTAAAGGTGACTACATAACCATTTTGCATATTGGCAGCAAAAAGATAGTCACCGGCATTATTTGTGGCGATGGCTCTGGGACCGCCCCCAACCGAAATGGCACCTTGATTTCTGAGAATTAAATTACCCGTAAGGTCTATATCGAAAAGCTCAACGGAACCGGAATGCCGGTTGATGTAGGCGCGTTTACCGGTATGATTCAGGGCAATTATTTTCGGACTGGGATTATTTGGTCCCAATGATACAGTTGCCGGAGTATTGGGTTGCAGCATTCCATCGGCACCGAAAATGAACTGTGAGATATCACCGGAGCCTTGATTGGCGACAAATGCAATACCGCCAACGGGTGCGGCCGGAACATTACCAATTCCCATGTCCATATCACTACTCCAACCGGACGCGCCTGAGGATTCATCGTAACGTATAACATGGGGAGCGTTTTGCGACAGGCTGCCATCCGCATTTACCAGCATTTGGTGTACCATGACACTGAATCCATACATGTAGCTGCCCAACGGGTCGACTACAATACCACTGCTTCCAAAAGCCTCGATGGACATAAGCTTTCTTATATTACCTTCTTCGTCGATGCTGTATTGTCCGGTTGTGGTATCTGCGACTTCCGGTTCAGACAAGGCAATATAGACATATTTACCTGATGGACCCTTATTAACACCATAGAAACGACCCGGTAGAGGTTGAGGCGCAGGTTCCAGGGAGCCATCCGGGCCGATCGAATAATATTCAGAAGAATATTGAATAAACAACCATCGCCCCGATGGGTCTACCGTCGGTTTTCCTGTAGCAATAGCCGGTACTACACCGGGAACCATGGGTGTTAATGCTCCCGTGGTTTGGTCAATAGAAAATTGAGAAATGGTAGGAAGACGAGTATCAATTTCACGATTGATGGAGTACAGATATTTTCCGGATGGGTGCATGGCGGCATGACGGGCAAAGTTGCCTACCGTTACTGAATTGATTCCTGAGGTGCTACCGCTGACCGGATCGATGGAGGCCCCGCTTACGACGTTATTGCTGGAACCTCTACTGCTTACGGAATAAATAAAACGGCCGGAGGGGTGCATGGCTATTCCGGTTGTGGGGTTAAACGAAAATCCACGATAAACTTCGTCCAGACGCCCATTGCTCAGATCATATCGGAATTTACCACCTTCGCTAATGGCAACATAGGCATACTGTCCGTTAGGGTGTATGGCCAATCCGATAGGGGTATTGTCCATCTGAAACTGGTCTATTAACTTCAAACGCCCGGAATCGTTATCCAGCCAATAACTGGAAAGAATTTTAGTTCCGGGATTGGAGGTAACTACATAGCGGCCATATGTGATGGGAATACTGGCTGACAATTCCACCTGATTGGTGTCTACGTTTCTCGCTTCGTCACGAGCCCTGACTGTTACATAGTATGTACGTCCTCCTGCCATATTGTATAGGGTGTAATGAGTAACGCCCGGATGGGTAATATAGTGCGGTGGTTCGTTAAAGTTCTGGGTTCCGGCGGTCTCCGAGACATAAATATGATAACGAATATTACCCGAGAGACTGCTGTTATCGTTGGCCGCGGGCCAACTTAACTGAATTTGTGTGCCGCTGCTGCTGATTGTGCTCAAACCGCTAAAACTCGGTGGTGTAATCTCAGGAATACCACGTAATTCTACTGTATTTGTGTCTTGGTTGCCTTCCAGGTCACGTGCGCGTACTACATAAAAGTATCGACCACTTTCCTGTAAACCTCCTATGATATAACTGGTGGCGCCCGTCACGCTGTAGTTGGGGGTGGTAAAGTCCTGTCCACCGGAGGTTGTGGACGCATAGATGTCATATACCATGTTTGCCGCATTGGTGCCGTTGTCGATGGCATCGCTCCAGTTTAATCTCAATTCACTGTTGGAGACAGTGTAAACTGAATTTAAACCGCTGAACTGAGGTGAGGTTCCGTCTATGGTGGTGGCACCCATGCTAATACTATTACCATCATTCAACCCATGCTCGTCTCGGGCACGAACGACGAAATAATAAGTTCTAAAGTCAGAAAGACCACTAACCAGAAAACTAGTCGCTCCTCTGGGGCTTGTGTAGTCGGGGATGCTCAAATGGATTGAAGAATGGTAGATTTCATAAATTATGTTTTCGGAAGTAGTGACATTGTCACTGGCAGGTTCCCAGCTAAGGAGTATTTCACTGGCGCTAACTGCGGTGGCGGACGCCAGTCCTGCAAAAGTAGGGGCGGTGCCGTCTGGGGTTCTTGTGCTTCTTTCGTTGAGATTACCGTCTAAATTACCGGCTTGGTCTTTTGCACGTACTACAAAATAGTAATTTGTATAGTCGTCTAACCCGGTTATAAGTTTATCGAGTGTGGTAACGGAATAGTTTGGAGTACTGAAATCCTGACCTCCGGAAACGGTAGACATATAAATATTGTATACTATGGTATTGCCGGCGGATACGTTGTCGCTTGCCGCGGACCAGGTCAGGTATATTTCTCTTGAGCTTCTTGCAATAACTCTGCTTACGCCGGAAAAAATCGGCGAGGTTTCATCGGGTGTGGTGACGCTGAGCTCAACGGTATTGAGATCGCGATTTCCTGCCTCATCCCTGGCCCGGACTACGAAAAAGTATGTTCTGCTGTCATTCAAGCCAGTGGCTTGAAACGTTGTCACACCGGGGGCAGTGGTGAAGTCCGGCGTTGAGAAATCCTGTTCACCAGAGGTAGCGGCAAGGAAAATGTCATAAACCAGATTTACCGACTCACTGAGGTTATCAACAGCAGCAATCCAATTCAATTCCACCGTGCTGCCATTTATAACAGTTGTACCTTGCAGTCCGGTGAAAACAGGTGGTGTAGCATCAAGTGTGGTGGCACTGAGTTGTATTGTATTGGAATCCAAATTACCGGCGTCATCGCGCGCTCGCACGCTAAAATTATATTGCGTGTTTTGTATCAATCCATTTACAGAAAAAGTTTGCATGCCCGGAGAAGTGGCTGTGCTCTGACTATTATAATTTATGGGTTCCGATCCCACCGACATATAAATTTCATAAATGATCTGGCCGGCGGATGAAACATTATCGCTTGCCGGGTTCCACGAAAGATCTATTTGTGACGAGGATACGACTGTTGCTCGGGCTAATCCTGAAAACAACGGGGCAGTACCGTCTTCGGTGGTAACGGAATGCTCTACGGTATTGTTTTCCCGGTTACCGGAGTTGTCTCGAGCCCGAACAACAAAATAGTAAGTCGTAGAATGGTTTAACCCGGTAACAAAAAAGAATGTAATGCCCACCTCAGTAGTGTAAGAAGGTGTAGTAAAGTCCTGCCCGCCGCTGTTGGTAGACATGTAAATATCATAGAGGACCTGTTGTCCATCGTTGTTATCCAACGCCGGTCGCCAACTCAATTCAATACTATTTCTACCTATGGAGAAGGCGTCAGTTATTCCTTGAAAAACCGGAGGAGTTGCATCAAGGGTGGTGGTAGTAACTTCCACTGTATTGCTATCCCGGTTTCCGCTTTCGTCTCGGGCTCGGACCACAAAATAGTAGCGGGTAGCTTCATTTAAGCCATCAATACGTAAACTCGTAGCACCGGGTGTACTTGTGTAGGAAGCGGTGCTGAAATTTTGTGTCCGCGAAGTCGTCGCAATGTATACATCGTAAACCAAGTCAGCACCGGCACTAACATTATCACTGGCAGTCCGCCACTCTAAATCGATGCTATGGATTCCCGTTGGTGTTGCGGATTGGAGTCCGGCAAATTGTGGTGCAGTTACATCGGGTATTTTGGCCGAACGTTCAACCGAATTGTTGTCTCTATTACCCGTGCCATCACGGGCGCGGACGACAAAATAGAAGATTTGACCAACCGGTAAGTCTGTCACCTGATAGCTGGTAGAGCCTGCCACACTGGAATAATTGGGGTTGGAGTAGTTCTGAGCCCCGGATGATGTGGATACATAAATATCATATGCAATGCTGACAGATGGGGATTCATTGTCGGAGGCGGCGTTCCAGCGCAATAAAATTCCGTCAACCGAACCGGAGGCGGAAACAATACCTGCAAAAACGGGAGGCCGGGTGTCGGGTGCCTGTGGAATGTTGACTTGCGCTTCAACAGTATTGGTATCCAGGTTGCCTGCTTCGTCCATCGCTCTGACAACGAAATAGTATGTATTGCCGGGTGCTAAACCTGTAAGCGTGTAAGAAACAGAACCCGCCAGAGCGGTAACATCCGGGTTTGAGAAATCGTGTGTACCGGATGCCTGTGCGATGTAAATTGCATAGCGTATAGCCTGCGAAGCTGATTGATTGTCGTTGGCAGCGGCCCAACGTAGCTCGATGCCGGCCAAAGTGCTGTTTGCGGAACTAATCCCGCTGAAAGTGGGGGGGACAGTATCGGCAGGCGGTGACAGGGTGGTGGCGGAAGCCTCAACGGTATTGGCGTCTGTATTTCCTGCTGTATCGCGTGCTCTTACTACGAAGTAATAGGTTCTATCGGCTTCCAGCCCATCCACTGTGTAAGTTAAAGCGCCTGCCAGGCTTTGATGACTGGCGCGGGAGAAATCCTGACTGGAAGCTGTTTCGGCGACATAGATTAAGTAAACCAGATTGGCAGAATCGGTTCTGTCATCCTGGGCGGCTGACCATTCCAGCTTAATGCTTGATGCGTTTTGGGTTGTGGCGATGCTTATACCATTGAAAACGGGTGCTTGTTCATCCTGGGGAGTTTGTTGTTGCGCGGAATTCTCAGATCCACCGCAAGCGCTTAGGGTGAGCAACAAAAACAACAGCAGCAGGTTTTTCATACGCTAAACCTTGTTTAGATTGGGTAGAAGTTGTCCGGTGGTCATTCCACGGTAACATCAGGACCTGTGCAAACATACATTGTGTGGTGCGAAAATACTCTTGTACAGTCGACATTTGTCTATTTTTTTCAGTGGGATGTGGAAAGTCCAAACCGATTATCGGTCAGTTATGAATAAATGAGAAAATGACGCGTGCTATAATTTGTTTGGCTGTTGTTCAAAACTCACTTCGGATGGTTCAAGTGATTCTGGTTTTATGTTGAGCGAAAAATGAGCAAGTTACTATTTGTGGTGTTACTATCTGTCATTTTGTCGGGGTGTGGATTTGACAAGAAAACTTACGATCCTGCAATCGCTCGATCAATAATGGAGGAAAACAAGGCTAAATGGAATGGACAGAGAATACGTAATTACCACATAGCCGAAAATGTTGGTTGTTTCTGTCCCATTACTCACAACGT from Gammaproteobacteria bacterium encodes:
- a CDS encoding VOC family protein; this translates as MNRPTHFELTAEDPEKLAGFYSQVFGWQISKWEGPVDYWLVSTGNDADKGINGAIMGRNNVQQPVVNTIEVSSLDETFATVTSNGGNKVTEPMEIPGVGTFAYCVDPGGTLFGILQPA
- a CDS encoding DUF3575 domain-containing protein, giving the protein MANYPLLTPATVSAQSGDWNVRTSPLSDLFGIYNVELDYAVNQNWALGPMYNRFDFEYSDTTIDSSMWGVRVNYYLKNALEGGWVGSLSAGYGTVDITRPGTVSGVPVEFSTSTSVRVYTALFSYQAMWDSFNMMFGLGASYFSMPETVVGTYGVDALTIDTGFISGIVPNAEFSMGWRF
- a CDS encoding fibronectin type III domain-containing protein, whose product is MKNLLLLFLLLTLSACGGSENSAQQQTPQDEQAPVFNGISIATTQNASSIKLEWSAAQDDRTDSANLVYLIYVAETASSQDFSRASHQSLAGALTYTVDGLEADRTYYFVVRARDTAGNTDANTVEASATTLSPPADTVPPTFSGISSANSTLAGIELRWAAANDNQSASQAIRYAIYIAQASGTHDFSNPDVTALAGSVSYTLTGLAPGNTYYFVVRAMDEAGNLDTNTVEAQVNIPQAPDTRPPVFAGIVSASGSVDGILLRWNAASDNESPSVSIAYDIYVSTSSGAQNYSNPNYSSVAGSTSYQVTDLPVGQIFYFVVRARDGTGNRDNNSVERSAKIPDVTAPQFAGLQSATPTGIHSIDLEWRTASDNVSAGADLVYDVYIATTSRTQNFSTASYTSTPGATSLRIDGLNEATRYYFVVRARDESGNRDSNTVEVTTTTLDATPPVFQGITDAFSIGRNSIELSWRPALDNNDGQQVLYDIYMSTNSGGQDFTTPSYTTEVGITFFFVTGLNHSTTYYFVVRARDNSGNRENNTVEHSVTTEDGTAPLFSGLARATVVSSSQIDLSWNPASDNVSSAGQIIYEIYMSVGSEPINYNSQSTATSPGMQTFSVNGLIQNTQYNFSVRARDDAGNLDSNTIQLSATTLDATPPVFTGLQGTTVINGSTVELNWIAAVDNLSESVNLVYDIFLAATSGEQDFSTPDFTTAPGVTTFQATGLNDSRTYFFVVRARDEAGNRDLNTVELSVTTPDETSPIFSGVSRVIARSSREIYLTWSAASDNVSAGNTIVYNIYMSTVSGGQDFSTPNYSVTTLDKLITGLDDYTNYYFVVRAKDQAGNLDGNLNERSTRTPDGTAPTFAGLASATAVSASEILLSWEPASDNVTTSENIIYEIYHSSIHLSIPDYTSPRGATSFLVSGLSDFRTYYFVVRARDEHGLNDGNSISMGATTIDGTSPQFSGLNSVYTVSNSELRLNWSDAIDNGTNAANMVYDIYASTTSGGQDFTTPNYSVTGATSYIIGGLQESGRYFYVVRARDLEGNQDTNTVELRGIPEITPPSFSGLSTISSSGTQIQLSWPAANDNSSLSGNIRYHIYVSETAGTQNFNEPPHYITHPGVTHYTLYNMAGGRTYYVTVRARDEARNVDTNQVELSASIPITYGRYVVTSNPGTKILSSYWLDNDSGRLKLIDQFQMDNTPIGLAIHPNGQYAYVAISEGGKFRYDLSNGRLDEVYRGFSFNPTTGIAMHPSGRFIYSVSSRGSSNNVVSGASIDPVSGSTSGINSVTVGNFARHAAMHPSGKYLYSINREIDTRLPTISQFSIDQTTGALTPMVPGVVPAIATGKPTVDPSGRWLFIQYSSEYYSIGPDGSLEPAPQPLPGRFYGVNKGPSGKYVYIALSEPEVADTTTGQYSIDEEGNIRKLMSIEAFGSSGIVVDPLGSYMYGFSVMVHQMLVNADGSLSQNAPHVIRYDESSGASGWSSDMDMGIGNVPAAPVGGIAFVANQGSGDISQFIFGADGMLQPNTPATVSLGPNNPSPKIIALNHTGKRAYINRHSGSVELFDIDLTGNLILRNQGAISVGGGPRAIATNNAGDYLFAANMQNGYVVTFNEDPVDGLVRIPIAITNTGSGPYDSVMHPTGQYYYVTNQFSANLNQYTVDRTHNFVIPVLEPMRPATVATGSYPLSIAIHPSGNYAYVSNRRSDNVSQFNVTPTGSLVPMSIATVTTELDPNAIAVHPTGHYAYVVNETSNTVSQYNVQADGSLTPMTTATVPTGINPTHIHAEASGNYIYVTNKTSNTVSQYTVGIDGGLNPMSTPSVRTGTQPVYFNSFVTYQ